A region from the Nostoc sp. HK-01 genome encodes:
- a CDS encoding adenosylhomocysteinase: MTATSPRLKHEVKDLALAPLGRQRIEWAGREMPVLRQIRDRFAQEKPFAGLRLVACAHITTETAHLAIALKAGGADALLIASNPLSTQDDVAASLVVDHEIPVFALKGEDNETYNRHVQIALDHRPNIIIDDGSDVVATLVQQRQHQIADLIGTTEETTTGIVRLRAMFRDGVLTFPAVNVNDADTKHFFDNRYGTGQSTLDGIIRATNILLAGKTIVVAGYGWCGKGTALRARGLGANIIVTEIDPIKAIEAVMDGFRVLPMAEAAPQGDLFITVTGNKHVIRGEHFDVMKDGAIVCNSGHFDIELDLKYLASQAEEIKQVRPFTEQYKLKSGKSVIVLGEGRLVNLAAAEGHPSAVMDMSFANQALACEYLVKNQGKLEPGLHSIPTEVDQEIARLKLEAIGIYIDSLTPDQIEYINSWTTGT, from the coding sequence ATGACCGCAACTTCTCCCCGATTAAAGCACGAGGTTAAAGACCTCGCCCTCGCTCCCTTGGGAAGACAGCGCATTGAATGGGCTGGACGGGAAATGCCAGTTTTACGGCAAATCCGCGATCGCTTTGCCCAAGAAAAACCTTTTGCTGGGCTTCGCCTTGTGGCTTGCGCCCACATCACCACAGAAACAGCACATCTAGCCATTGCGCTCAAAGCTGGTGGTGCAGATGCACTTTTAATTGCGAGTAACCCCTTATCAACTCAAGACGACGTAGCTGCTAGTCTCGTTGTCGATCACGAAATTCCCGTCTTTGCACTCAAAGGCGAAGATAACGAAACCTATAACCGCCACGTCCAGATTGCTTTAGATCACCGTCCTAACATCATTATTGATGATGGTAGTGATGTGGTTGCTACTCTAGTTCAGCAACGTCAACATCAAATTGCTGATTTGATTGGTACTACAGAAGAAACCACAACGGGAATTGTGCGGTTACGCGCTATGTTCAGAGATGGCGTTCTCACCTTCCCCGCAGTGAACGTCAACGACGCAGACACCAAGCACTTCTTTGATAATCGCTACGGTACAGGACAATCAACCCTGGATGGGATTATCCGTGCAACAAATATTCTCTTAGCTGGTAAAACCATTGTTGTCGCTGGTTATGGCTGGTGCGGTAAAGGTACAGCATTACGCGCCCGTGGCTTGGGTGCTAACATTATTGTCACCGAAATTGACCCCATCAAAGCAATTGAAGCGGTGATGGATGGCTTCCGCGTTCTCCCGATGGCTGAAGCTGCACCCCAAGGAGATTTGTTTATTACCGTGACTGGTAACAAGCACGTCATTCGCGGTGAACATTTCGATGTCATGAAAGACGGTGCGATCGTTTGTAACTCTGGTCACTTTGATATCGAACTTGACCTGAAATATTTAGCTAGTCAAGCTGAAGAAATTAAGCAAGTGCGCCCCTTTACCGAACAATATAAACTGAAGAGTGGTAAATCAGTGATTGTTTTGGGTGAAGGACGCTTAGTCAACCTCGCCGCAGCCGAAGGACATCCTAGCGCGGTAATGGATATGAGTTTTGCAAACCAAGCATTGGCTTGTGAATATTTGGTGAAGAATCAAGGTAAATTAGAACCTGGTTTACACTCCATTCCTACTGAGGTAGATCAAGAAATTGCTCGGTTGAAGTTGGAAGCTATTGGCATTTATATCGATAGCTTGACACCAGATCAAATTGAGTACATCAACTCTTGGACTACTGGAACTTAG
- a CDS encoding MscS mechanosensitive ion channel encodes MRWHFLAIFGSITVSVVSLPPVTAQIPLLPLLQTPSSPSNDSDNRTVSDWIYLDGRRLFQISATKTNLSERLQNIQRNLNQISQNYFQSSEQEVNVEVRKVNEIPVIQVNGEYLMSVTAEDAKLRQEDQQISANQIADALQEDLQRAKQERQTQYLINQGKIAAGVGLVMVVTSWGVYYWQRRSRKEPAQSVPSISSTAQPITTQLNQQQHRHFQEVKKRLFQLTQAGIWGGGNFLILGLFPYTRPFQVAILSAAQIPIKLAVVVLGTYVATRFSYALIDRFTTTLISSGALLTTDTSERLRLRVSTFSGVTKSIVTIIWVGVGILLALVSLGIDIVPLLAGAGLVGVAVSLASQNLIKDAINGFLIILEDQYALGDVINVGNVGGLVENLNLRMTQLRDSEGRLITIPNSEIKIVANLSSRWSRADLTVPIAYEADVDHALNLIKKVALEMDQDLQWKHQIIETPQVLGIDNFGDRGLIIRVWIKTQPLKQWDVAREYRRRLKVTLDQAGINIPVPQQAIWVNDAQLLNAQMNGKADESIVNSQ; translated from the coding sequence GTGCGTTGGCATTTTTTGGCGATTTTTGGTTCAATAACGGTGTCTGTTGTGTCTTTACCACCAGTGACAGCCCAGATTCCATTGTTACCACTGTTGCAAACTCCCAGCAGTCCCAGTAATGACTCTGATAATAGAACTGTTTCTGACTGGATTTATTTAGATGGTCGGCGTTTATTTCAGATAAGCGCCACGAAAACTAATTTATCAGAGCGCTTACAAAACATTCAACGAAATTTGAATCAAATTAGCCAGAATTACTTTCAATCCTCTGAACAAGAAGTCAATGTCGAGGTGCGGAAAGTTAACGAAATACCTGTAATTCAGGTTAATGGCGAATATCTGATGAGTGTCACTGCGGAGGATGCGAAACTCCGACAGGAAGATCAGCAGATATCGGCGAATCAAATTGCTGATGCTTTACAAGAAGATTTACAGCGAGCAAAGCAAGAACGACAAACTCAATATCTGATCAATCAAGGTAAAATTGCTGCTGGCGTTGGCCTGGTAATGGTGGTCACAAGTTGGGGTGTATATTATTGGCAGCGTCGTTCACGAAAAGAACCAGCACAGTCAGTTCCCTCAATCTCTTCAACAGCGCAACCAATTACTACGCAACTGAATCAACAGCAACATCGTCATTTCCAGGAAGTTAAGAAGCGTTTGTTTCAGTTAACGCAAGCAGGAATCTGGGGAGGGGGCAATTTTCTAATTTTGGGGCTATTTCCCTACACTCGGCCGTTTCAAGTAGCTATTCTCTCCGCTGCTCAAATTCCGATAAAACTCGCTGTTGTGGTGTTGGGGACTTATGTCGCTACCCGTTTCAGCTATGCTCTCATTGATCGCTTTACTACTACACTCATCAGCAGTGGGGCTTTATTAACCACTGATACCTCGGAACGTCTGCGTTTACGAGTATCTACGTTTTCGGGCGTGACTAAAAGTATTGTCACTATTATCTGGGTAGGAGTTGGGATTTTACTCGCCTTAGTTTCTTTGGGTATCGATATTGTTCCCTTACTTGCAGGTGCAGGTTTAGTTGGCGTTGCTGTATCTTTGGCTTCCCAAAACCTGATTAAAGATGCAATTAACGGCTTCTTGATTATCCTGGAAGACCAGTATGCTTTGGGTGATGTAATTAATGTTGGCAATGTGGGCGGCTTAGTGGAAAATCTCAATTTGCGGATGACACAATTGCGTGATTCTGAAGGACGCTTAATCACCATTCCCAATAGTGAGATTAAAATTGTTGCTAACCTTTCTAGCCGTTGGTCACGCGCCGATTTAACTGTTCCCATCGCCTATGAAGCTGATGTTGACCATGCTTTGAACTTGATTAAAAAAGTAGCTTTAGAAATGGATCAAGACCTGCAATGGAAACATCAAATTATCGAAACTCCGCAGGTTTTAGGTATTGATAATTTTGGCGATCGCGGTTTAATTATCCGTGTTTGGATTAAAACCCAACCTCTTAAACAATGGGATGTCGCACGGGAATATCGCCGTCGCCTGAAAGTTACCCTCGACCAAGCAGGAATTAATATCCCTGTACCACAACAAGCAATTTGGGTGAACGATGCACAGCTATTGAATGCACAGATGAATGGAAAAGCAGATGAGTCAATAGTCAATAGTCAATAG
- a CDS encoding short-chain dehydrogenase/reductase SDR, with translation MTTQTKIAVVTGSNRGLGYAISRKLAQNGIHVVLTSRNETDGLAAKQQLSGEGLDINHHVLDVNSDTSVTQFTQWLQQTYGKVDILVNNAGINPTATPEESSLLTVRLETMQATFNTNVLAVLRISQALIPLMKLNNYGRIVNVSTEMASLHAMGSDYYPLAPSYRLSKVGINGLTILLARELQNENILVNTYSPGWMKTDMGGENAPFTAEEGAETAVYLATLPDGGAQGQFFAEMRKFGGPIQLQW, from the coding sequence ATGACAACTCAAACCAAGATTGCCGTAGTTACAGGTAGCAATCGTGGCTTAGGATATGCTATCTCCCGAAAATTGGCTCAAAACGGTATTCATGTTGTGTTAACCAGCCGTAATGAAACAGATGGTCTAGCAGCCAAGCAGCAGTTATCTGGTGAAGGGCTAGATATCAACCATCATGTACTTGATGTAAATAGTGATACTAGTGTTACACAATTTACCCAATGGCTACAGCAAACCTACGGTAAGGTAGATATTCTGGTGAATAACGCTGGTATTAATCCTACCGCCACACCCGAAGAATCCAGCTTATTGACTGTTCGGCTAGAAACAATGCAAGCTACATTTAACACTAATGTTCTAGCAGTACTGAGAATTTCTCAAGCTTTAATACCCTTGATGAAACTCAACAACTACGGTCGCATTGTTAACGTTTCTACTGAAATGGCTTCTTTGCATGCAATGGGCAGTGACTACTACCCCCTAGCACCTTCCTATAGACTTTCCAAAGTCGGGATCAATGGGCTAACTATACTTCTAGCTAGGGAACTCCAAAACGAGAATATTCTCGTCAATACCTATTCTCCTGGTTGGATGAAAACTGATATGGGAGGTGAGAATGCGCCATTCACCGCAGAAGAAGGCGCAGAAACAGCAGTCTATTTAGCAACGCTACCAGACGGAGGAGCGCAAGGACAATTTTTTGCAGAGATGCGGAAGTTTGGTGGGCCAATTCAATTACAGTGGTAA
- a CDS encoding group 1 glycosyl transferase: MEYKKENFQPNPASILTLGLGWFPKTPGGLERYVYELTHQLAERQDQIELCGVGLPETDLNSPIQLTNLANPDTAIWQRLWSIRSNFQNRKIKKPDAINLHFALYSFPIMDILPPNIPITFNFHGPWASESQQEVASNKISLIIKRWLIEKNTYNRCDRFIVLSKAFGNILHQQYQVPWEKIHIIPGGVNIHRFQPNLSQKEAQQQLGWPDNRRILFTSRRLVYRMGIDKLLQALAIIKPKIPDVWLAIAGRGYMQDELQQQAKELSLEDTVKFLGFLPDEQLPIAYQAAELTVMPSQSFEGFGLAVVESLACGTPVICTPVGGMPEILTQFSPDLITSSIEVSAIAEKLENILSGQIQIPSRQACREYAITHYDWSFIAQKVRDVLLSQN; encoded by the coding sequence GTGGAATATAAAAAAGAAAATTTTCAGCCTAACCCTGCATCTATACTGACATTGGGTTTAGGCTGGTTTCCCAAAACACCTGGAGGGTTAGAAAGGTATGTTTATGAACTAACTCATCAATTAGCAGAGCGTCAAGACCAAATAGAATTATGTGGAGTTGGTTTACCAGAGACTGATTTAAATTCTCCAATTCAGTTAACTAACTTAGCCAATCCTGATACTGCAATTTGGCAAAGACTTTGGTCTATTCGCAGTAACTTTCAGAACAGAAAAATCAAAAAACCAGATGCAATTAATTTGCATTTTGCATTATATAGCTTCCCGATTATGGATATTTTACCACCAAATATCCCTATTACCTTTAACTTTCATGGCCCTTGGGCATCAGAAAGTCAGCAAGAAGTTGCTAGTAATAAAATAAGTCTGATTATCAAGCGTTGGTTAATCGAAAAAAACACTTATAATCGCTGCGATCGCTTTATTGTTTTGAGTAAAGCATTTGGCAATATTTTACATCAACAATATCAAGTACCTTGGGAAAAAATTCACATTATTCCTGGTGGTGTGAATATTCATCGCTTTCAGCCAAACTTGTCACAAAAAGAGGCGCAACAACAACTAGGCTGGCCAGATAATCGGCGGATATTATTTACATCTCGCCGCTTAGTTTATCGGATGGGTATTGATAAATTATTACAAGCTTTAGCAATCATTAAACCCAAAATTCCAGATGTTTGGTTAGCAATTGCTGGTCGTGGTTACATGCAAGATGAACTCCAACAGCAAGCTAAAGAATTAAGCTTAGAAGATACAGTAAAGTTTTTAGGATTTCTACCAGATGAGCAATTACCTATAGCTTACCAAGCTGCTGAATTAACTGTGATGCCTAGTCAATCTTTTGAAGGCTTTGGTTTAGCAGTTGTTGAATCTTTAGCTTGTGGAACCCCAGTTATATGTACACCAGTTGGAGGGATGCCAGAAATTTTAACTCAATTTTCTCCAGATTTAATTACTAGTTCAATCGAAGTTTCAGCAATAGCTGAAAAATTAGAAAATATACTTTCAGGACAAATTCAAATCCCTTCTCGTCAAGCTTGTCGTGAATATGCTATTACTCACTATGATTGGTCTTTTATAGCTCAAAAAGTACGAGATGTGCTTTTATCTCAAAATTGA
- a CDS encoding hypothetical protein (similar to glycosyltransferase), which translates to MKILFLDQSGKPGGAELCLIDIAKPYSDRALVGLFADGDFKTLLQQHKIPVEVLAKQPIKVQKQSNLFQILASFIQLVPLLIKVTKIARKYDLIYANTQKALVIGALASFLAHRPLVYHLHDILSLEHFSSINLRVAVTLANIFASLVITNSQASQTAFVQAGGKAELTEIVYNGFDSKKYQISDVEIQKLQQKLELQDKFVIGHFSRLAPWKGQHILIAALAQCPPQVTAILVGDALFGEQDYVQELHQQVAKLGLENRVKFLGFRADIPQLMSACNLVTHTSTAPEPFGRVIVEAMLCGTPIVAAKAGGAMELVEHGVNGFLTTPGEPQELAKVINTCLEDIEITATIADNARNMARQRFEIATINQQIAQLLFSGKIDLSNTEVVDFEDAQD; encoded by the coding sequence ATGAAAATTCTATTTCTAGACCAAAGTGGTAAGCCTGGCGGTGCAGAACTTTGTTTAATTGATATTGCTAAACCCTATAGTGATCGCGCTTTAGTTGGCTTGTTTGCCGATGGCGACTTTAAAACCTTACTCCAGCAACATAAAATCCCTGTAGAAGTATTAGCTAAACAACCAATTAAAGTTCAAAAGCAAAGTAATTTATTCCAAATATTAGCCAGCTTCATCCAACTCGTACCTTTATTAATTAAAGTTACTAAAATTGCCAGAAAATACGATTTAATTTATGCCAATACTCAAAAAGCATTAGTTATCGGCGCATTAGCTAGTTTTTTAGCCCATCGTCCCTTAGTTTATCATTTACACGATATTCTTTCCTTAGAACACTTTAGCTCAATTAATTTGCGAGTAGCTGTTACCTTAGCTAATATTTTCGCATCATTAGTCATTACTAATTCTCAGGCTAGTCAAACAGCATTTGTACAAGCTGGAGGCAAGGCAGAATTAACAGAAATTGTTTATAACGGTTTTGATAGTAAAAAATATCAAATTTCTGATGTTGAAATTCAAAAACTCCAGCAAAAATTAGAGTTACAAGATAAATTTGTAATTGGACATTTCAGCCGACTCGCTCCCTGGAAAGGACAACATATTTTAATTGCAGCATTAGCACAGTGTCCGCCACAAGTCACAGCGATTTTAGTAGGTGATGCCTTATTTGGAGAACAAGATTATGTCCAAGAATTACATCAACAAGTCGCCAAACTGGGTTTAGAAAATCGTGTCAAATTCTTAGGATTTCGTGCTGATATTCCGCAATTAATGTCAGCTTGTAATTTAGTTACTCATACTTCCACCGCACCAGAACCATTTGGTAGAGTCATCGTTGAGGCGATGTTGTGCGGTACACCGATAGTCGCAGCCAAAGCAGGCGGCGCTATGGAATTAGTCGAACATGGCGTAAATGGTTTTTTAACCACACCTGGAGAACCCCAGGAACTAGCAAAAGTAATTAACACCTGTCTTGAGGACATAGAAATAACTGCAACTATCGCTGATAATGCCAGGAATATGGCTAGACAGCGTTTTGAGATTGCAACTATTAACCAGCAAATTGCTCAACTGTTGTTTTCAGGGAAAATAGATTTGAGTAATACTGAGGTCGTAGATTTTGAGGATGCTCAGGATTAA
- a CDS encoding NHL repeat-containing protein yields the protein MQINIQMHLRKIYRQLNKYIQRIFKSGNNRQFKPIYFMLMGIAVVFIAFTLDVSTETSVTGVAASTYKTSWIGNSFGGGDKWVQNNIEAMYVAPDGTVYTNSHWDEAGREAGIYKDGNVIGTLESTHGWSRSGGKAVAANSKYIYIALAQGSIGKTDEDYPPEGVTWYTVRRYNLEGKPAPFNGGRGWDKSMLIISNKSEVTGLATAGNELYVSDAATNKIRVYNSETMQELRSFSVVNPGAIAVDKQANLWVLQNQNKILRYSSTGKQLPQQITNITKPTAIAIDHQDRLLIADNSQRQQVLIYNIKNQPVQVGTFGSKGGVYASTPGEVQPLKLYGITGIGADTAGNIYVNSNGFNKSGTDLRKFSPAGKQLWQLHGLLFVDNADADPQTDGLEVFTKQEHFLMDYNQPSGKQWTYKAYTLNPFKYPQDPRLHTSPDATFVRRIQGKRFLFLTNMYASFIQIYRFDSAKDGKIAIPAGMFVGTNGGGEKSVSGNWPPHQPNKGEWIWRDRNGNGAFDQGEYDQSEDYPYLGGWWVDSKGDIWKTLRTQDGIGIRYYPLQGLDQYGNPIYSYSSMQKQKTPSMITDVRRIEYFPETDTMYLSGFTVDHPAIGDDAGVVGSEILRFDNWRKGNNPTLRWRVVIPYDTTGKREVSTAAMSVAGDYVFAVKMKTAEVYVYNAKTGATVKTLKPGAEVAGESGWIDIPQGIRAFRRSNGEYVVFVEEDWKGKVIMYRFQS from the coding sequence ATGCAAATAAATATACAGATGCACTTGAGAAAAATTTATCGACAACTTAATAAATACATCCAAAGAATATTTAAATCAGGAAATAATCGGCAGTTCAAACCCATATATTTTATGTTGATGGGGATAGCTGTTGTATTTATTGCTTTTACCCTAGACGTAAGTACTGAAACAAGTGTTACGGGTGTAGCTGCAAGTACTTATAAAACATCTTGGATAGGAAATTCTTTTGGCGGTGGCGATAAGTGGGTACAAAATAATATTGAAGCAATGTATGTTGCACCTGATGGCACAGTTTATACTAATAGTCATTGGGATGAAGCTGGTAGAGAAGCAGGCATATATAAAGATGGCAATGTAATTGGAACTTTAGAAAGTACTCACGGCTGGAGTCGCAGTGGTGGTAAGGCGGTAGCAGCCAATAGTAAATATATTTATATTGCCTTAGCGCAAGGCTCAATTGGTAAAACAGATGAAGATTATCCACCGGAAGGCGTAACTTGGTATACTGTCAGACGCTATAACTTAGAGGGAAAACCAGCACCTTTTAATGGGGGAAGGGGTTGGGATAAAAGTATGTTAATTATCAGTAACAAAAGTGAAGTAACTGGATTAGCAACTGCGGGAAATGAGTTATATGTGAGTGATGCTGCAACTAACAAAATTCGCGTCTACAATAGCGAAACTATGCAGGAACTACGTAGTTTTAGTGTAGTTAATCCAGGCGCGATCGCAGTAGACAAACAAGCAAATCTCTGGGTTCTGCAAAACCAAAATAAAATTTTGCGCTATTCTTCCACGGGTAAGCAATTACCGCAACAAATTACTAATATCACCAAACCAACGGCGATCGCGATTGATCATCAAGATAGACTTTTAATTGCAGATAACAGTCAGCGTCAGCAAGTATTAATTTACAACATCAAGAATCAGCCTGTGCAAGTTGGCACTTTTGGGAGTAAAGGCGGTGTTTATGCAAGTACGCCTGGGGAAGTGCAACCATTGAAACTATATGGAATTACTGGAATTGGTGCAGATACCGCCGGGAATATCTATGTCAATAGCAATGGATTTAACAAATCCGGTACAGATTTACGCAAGTTTTCACCAGCAGGGAAGCAACTATGGCAATTACACGGATTATTATTTGTTGATAACGCTGATGCAGATCCGCAAACCGATGGTTTAGAAGTGTTCACTAAACAAGAACACTTTTTGATGGACTACAACCAACCGTCAGGTAAGCAATGGACTTACAAAGCTTACACCTTAAATCCCTTCAAATATCCCCAAGATCCGCGCTTACACACTTCCCCAGATGCTACTTTTGTTCGCCGTATTCAAGGTAAGCGGTTTTTATTTCTGACAAATATGTACGCCAGCTTTATACAAATTTACCGCTTCGACTCGGCGAAAGATGGTAAGATTGCGATTCCTGCGGGGATGTTTGTTGGCACAAATGGCGGTGGTGAAAAATCAGTTAGTGGAAATTGGCCGCCACATCAACCAAATAAAGGAGAATGGATTTGGCGCGATCGCAACGGTAACGGTGCATTTGATCAAGGTGAATATGATCAAAGTGAAGACTATCCCTATTTAGGTGGTTGGTGGGTTGATAGTAAAGGTGATATTTGGAAAACCTTGCGGACTCAAGATGGAATTGGGATTCGCTACTATCCCCTCCAAGGACTCGATCAATATGGTAATCCCATCTATAGCTATAGTTCTATGCAGAAGCAGAAAACTCCTAGCATGATTACCGATGTGCGCCGCATCGAATACTTCCCAGAAACCGATACGATGTATTTATCAGGCTTTACTGTTGATCATCCAGCGATCGGTGATGATGCTGGAGTCGTCGGTTCTGAGATTCTCCGCTTTGATAATTGGCGTAAAGGTAATAATCCCACACTTCGTTGGCGTGTTGTCATTCCCTACGACACCACAGGTAAGCGCGAAGTCTCCACCGCCGCCATGAGTGTTGCTGGCGACTATGTATTTGCTGTGAAAATGAAAACAGCAGAGGTTTATGTTTACAATGCCAAAACAGGCGCTACTGTCAAAACATTAAAACCAGGCGCAGAAGTTGCAGGTGAAAGTGGTTGGATTGATATACCCCAGGGTATCCGCGCTTTTCGGCGTTCAAATGGTGAGTATGTGGTGTTTGTTGAAGAAGATTGGAAAGGGAAAGTAATTATGTATCGCTTCCAAAGTTAG
- a CDS encoding LmbE-like protein — MKIKTYLQQLQKLIPGVWLERIQYIHSSLLIRWILLQGSQQLTFNQKSAMVFSPHQDDETFGCGGMIARKCEQGIPVIVVFITNGQGSGNIDTESRNKIIQTRRQEAIKALNILGVETSVIHFLDQVDGGLQELNLAEKQEAIAQISELLQHHQPEEVYVPHRKDCHRDHEATFHLVKAAIQQANIKVDLLQYPIWLFWRSPLFIMLKLSDIAAAYSFSITSVQQKKNQAIAAYTSQLASLPHGFVNRFLGAYEIFFKVES; from the coding sequence ATGAAAATTAAAACTTATTTACAACAGTTACAAAAACTAATTCCTGGAGTTTGGCTGGAGAGAATACAATATATTCATTCCAGTTTACTCATACGCTGGATTTTACTTCAAGGCAGTCAGCAATTAACTTTTAACCAAAAATCTGCTATGGTATTTTCTCCTCACCAAGATGATGAAACATTTGGTTGTGGAGGGATGATTGCTCGCAAATGTGAGCAGGGTATTCCAGTAATAGTGGTGTTTATTACCAATGGTCAAGGTTCAGGAAATATAGATACAGAATCGAGAAATAAAATTATTCAAACTCGCAGACAAGAGGCAATTAAAGCATTAAATATTTTGGGTGTTGAGACATCAGTAATTCACTTTTTAGATCAAGTAGATGGAGGCTTACAAGAGTTAAATCTCGCAGAAAAACAAGAGGCGATCGCCCAAATATCTGAACTTCTCCAACATCATCAACCAGAAGAAGTTTATGTACCCCACAGAAAGGACTGTCACCGTGATCATGAAGCGACATTTCATCTGGTGAAAGCCGCAATTCAGCAAGCAAACATTAAAGTTGACCTGCTGCAATATCCTATTTGGTTATTTTGGCGATCGCCATTATTTATTATGCTCAAATTATCAGATATAGCCGCAGCTTACAGTTTTTCAATTACCTCAGTGCAGCAGAAAAAAAATCAGGCGATCGCTGCCTATACTTCTCAACTTGCCAGTCTACCTCATGGTTTCGTCAATCGCTTTTTGGGTGCTTATGAAATATTTTTTAAAGTTGAGTCTTAA
- a CDS encoding transcriptional regulator, whose protein sequence is MGLIDLSAVDLNLLVAFEALFEEKSVTAAATRLYLGQPAMSAALGRLRTLFQDDLFIRIGREMQPTAKAVAIAPGIKGALQQIRHTLAASQTFDATTSQNTFTIGSSDYTSHVVMPKLLQVCHQIAPKINFRLIGFAKDSVGELLENQEIDLALGVFQNPPRQTIQMTLFAEHFVGICRRGHPVITQNAIAPENFANLLHALFTIRQDEVGEIDKVLAQSNLQRRIVLTTPHLLVLPAIISSSDLVAAVPSRLVTSLADQGAVEIFELPIQTQPWMISMLWSRLTDQDQANSWLRQMLKSICEEI, encoded by the coding sequence ATGGGATTAATAGATTTATCTGCCGTTGATCTCAACTTGCTGGTTGCTTTTGAGGCACTTTTTGAAGAAAAAAGTGTGACAGCCGCAGCTACAAGACTGTATTTAGGGCAACCAGCCATGAGTGCAGCTTTAGGAAGGTTACGCACGCTATTTCAAGATGATCTATTTATCCGAATTGGCAGAGAAATGCAGCCTACAGCGAAAGCAGTGGCAATTGCACCCGGTATCAAAGGGGCTTTACAACAAATTCGGCACACATTAGCAGCCAGCCAAACGTTTGATGCCACAACTTCTCAAAACACGTTTACAATTGGCAGTTCAGATTACACCAGCCATGTTGTGATGCCCAAACTTTTGCAAGTTTGCCATCAAATAGCACCAAAGATTAATTTTCGCTTGATTGGTTTTGCCAAAGACTCGGTAGGAGAACTACTAGAAAATCAAGAGATTGATTTAGCCTTGGGTGTGTTCCAAAATCCACCCAGGCAAACGATACAGATGACATTATTTGCAGAACACTTTGTTGGCATCTGTCGCCGAGGGCATCCTGTAATTACTCAAAATGCGATCGCACCAGAAAATTTTGCTAATCTGCTCCATGCTCTGTTTACCATCAGACAAGATGAAGTTGGTGAAATCGACAAAGTTTTGGCTCAGTCCAATCTCCAACGCCGCATTGTTTTGACGACTCCCCATTTACTAGTGCTACCAGCAATTATTTCATCTAGTGACTTAGTGGCTGCCGTGCCATCACGGTTAGTAACATCCTTGGCAGATCAAGGTGCAGTAGAAATTTTTGAACTGCCTATACAAACACAACCGTGGATGATTTCAATGTTGTGGAGCCGACTAACAGATCAGGATCAGGCAAATTCTTGGTTAAGACAGATGCTCAAGAGTATTTGCGAGGAAATTTAA